Sequence from the Corallococcus sp. EGB genome:
AGTTCCACGCGTCGCAGGCGGACGCCGCGGCGGACCCGGGCCTCGCCATCGCGCGCGTGGACTACCGGCTCAACCGCTTCCTCGTGCAGGAGCGGAACATCCGGCGCCGGCTGGAGACGGTGGGGTACATCTACATGGGCGCGGCTGCGCTGTTCCTGGGGGTCGCCGAGGTGCGGCGAGCGAACGGCTGGCCGGGCCACGACGTGAGGGAAGCCGAGCGCGCCGCGCTGCTCGCCGCGGTGAGTGCCACGTCGAACCTGCTGCGTGCCCGGTACACGGGAAGCGCCACCGAGCACCTGGTGCATCAGTGGAATTCAGACCCGGACCTGCGGCGCCTGCCGCGCGTCGCCGTGGTGCCCACGTCCGGGGGCGCGGTGCTGGTCATGGGGGGCGCCTTCTGACTTGAGCCAGTCAACGTGCCGAGCGTCCGCCGATCTCCGGAAAGCGTACGTAGGCGCGCATGAATGCACTCAGGTGAACGGCGAGGTTCCACGAGGTCATTGCTCCACGGCACGTAAGAGGTGGGCTCCGGCACGAGGGCCATTCCAGGCCACAGGGGGCAGCTCAAGCGACCTGTCCGCCGGTCGGAAGCATCGCTCGGCTGCCGCCGTCAGCGGTCTTCCTCGGTCCCCACGAGCCCCGGGGACCCATGCAGTCCACTTGACATGGCTTCCCAGGGCTATATTTTGAAATTATTCAAAATATCAAAGGGTCGTGATGAGAACGCAGGAGGTCTTCAAGGCAATTTCAGACCCGACCCGACGCAGGGTGCTCAAGCTCCTGCAGGGCGGCTCGAAATCAGCGGGAGAGCTCGCTGAGGCGTTCGACATCACGAAGGGATCGCTGTCGCATCATTTCAACGTGCTCAAAGCCGCGGACCTGGTGCGCTGTGAGCGCCGCGGGCAGCAAATCGTCTACTCCCTCAATACGACCGTGTTCGAGGACGTAGCGGCAGTCCTTCTTGACCTCTTCAAGGTCGAAAAGGGGAATGGAGCGCAGTCATGAGGATCAGCCGGGCCAATGGGTTGAGTCTGGGACTCGTCGTCGTGGCGTTCGCGATGGCCTTCATGCTCTACGGCCAGTTGCCGGAGTCGATCCCGACGCATTGGAATGCCCAGGGCGTGGTGGATGGGTATACGTCCAAGCCCTGGGGGCCCTTCGTCCTGCCGCTGGTGATGGCCGCCCTGTTCCTGGTGCTGCTGGCCGTGCCGCGGATTTCGCCCAGGGGCTACCGCGTGGCCCCATTCCAGGGCGTCTTCGAGGGCATCCAGGCGGCGCTGGTCGCGTTCCTGTTTCTGCTCAACGCCCTGGTCCTGCTCGCGGGCCTCGGCGTTTCCGTTCCAATGGCGCGCGTGGTTCCCGCTGCCACGGGCCTGGTCCTCATGGTCCTGGGCAACTACATGGGGAAGTTCACGAAGAACTTCTTCTGTGGAATCCGGACGCCCTGGACGCTCGCGAGCGACGAGGTCTGGCTGCGCACGCATCGCCTGGGAGGAAGGCTCTTCGTCCTCGCGGGAGTCATCGTCCTCGTCTCGGGGCTTCTCGGCGGTGGTCCGGTCCCCGTGCTTGTGGCTGTCGCCGTCGCGGCGGTGATTCCCGTGCTCTACTCGTACGTCCTCTATCGCCGCATCGAGGGGGACAAGCATGGACCGACGGACGATGCGGGCTCGCATCGCTCTGCGTGAAGGCGGGCCATGGGTGGATGACCAGGCTCCTTGGGAGATGAAGTGCCGACATCCCTCCGCGTCCCAGCCCGTCCCGCCCCGTTCCGTATTCTCACGCAACACGCCGGGCGAGGCAGCCTCTCCCGCCCCTCGGAGGTGGCG
This genomic interval carries:
- a CDS encoding SdpI family protein translates to MRISRANGLSLGLVVVAFAMAFMLYGQLPESIPTHWNAQGVVDGYTSKPWGPFVLPLVMAALFLVLLAVPRISPRGYRVAPFQGVFEGIQAALVAFLFLLNALVLLAGLGVSVPMARVVPAATGLVLMVLGNYMGKFTKNFFCGIRTPWTLASDEVWLRTHRLGGRLFVLAGVIVLVSGLLGGGPVPVLVAVAVAAVIPVLYSYVLYRRIEGDKHGPTDDAGSHRSA
- a CDS encoding DUF5953 family protein yields the protein MTSWNLAVHLSAFMRAYVRFPEIGGRSAR
- a CDS encoding autorepressor SdpR family transcription factor, with amino-acid sequence MRTQEVFKAISDPTRRRVLKLLQGGSKSAGELAEAFDITKGSLSHHFNVLKAADLVRCERRGQQIVYSLNTTVFEDVAAVLLDLFKVEKGNGAQS